The following nucleotide sequence is from Candidatus Jordarchaeales archaeon.
TGTTCCTTGGAGCGTCGAAATGGCGTGTAAGGGAGGCTACCCTCACTTCATGATCAAAGAGATACATGAACAACCTCAGGCTGTGAGGGGGGCGTTAGCAGTTAGTTTACGGGAGCTAGATGAAGCTGTGAAAGCCATTAGCGAAATAGAGCACATATTCCTGACCGGTGCTGGAACGTCCAACCACGCCGCGATAATTGGAAAATATTTTATTGCGCGTTTAGCCACTAAGATGGCGCACAGTGTCCTGGCTTCCGAGTTTCGAGAAATGTTTCAGGGACTTTTGTCTGAAGAAACGGCAGTTGTAGCGATTACACAGTCGGGTGAAACTGCGGACACTCTTGAGGCAGCTAAGTTCGCTAAGTCTATGGGGGCAAAGGTTATCGCTATAACAAATGTCGTGGGTAGTTCTATAACGCGTATTGCTGACGCTGTGCTTTACACTAGAGCTGGCCCGGAGATAAGTGTTGCAGCAACAAAAACTTTCCTGTCCCAGCTCGTCATACTTCTCTTGTTGGCTCTTAGACTCGGAGAGCACAACAACACTTTAGATGCAGACTACGCTAGTTTCGTGAAAAAGAAAATTTACGAAATACCGGAAACTGTTTCCAGGACAATAAAAATAACGGAAGAGAAGGCTAAAATTCTCGCCAGTAAGTATTCAAAAAAGAAGAGCTTCTTCTTCCTAGGTAGAGGGGTGAGTGTTGCAACTGCAATGGAGGGAGCGCTTAAACTTAAAGAGGTGGCATACGTCCACGCTGAGGCATACCCAGCAGGTGAGCTAAAACACGGACCTATAGCATTGGTTAAAAAGGGGTTCCCGGCTATTTTCATAGCTCCTCCAGATGAGACTAGAAACAAAATTATAGGAAACATCATGGAGCTTAAAGCGAGGGGGGCAAACATCATAAGTTTAGCGCAGGAAGGGGATAGGGAAATTGAGCAACTCTCCGATGATGTCTTCTCCTTACCGGAGACGCACGAGCTCCTAACACCGATAATATACACTGTTCCCCTTCAACTTTTCGCGTACTACATGGCTGTGGAAAGAGGGGTTGACCCAGATAAGCCACGCAACCTAGCTAAGAGCGTAACAGTCATTTGAACAAAATTACCCAGAACGGTCTTTGGTATTTCACTTTTCTCTCAATATTTTTATCCGCCTCAGGCGGAAGTGTTAATAATTATGCAGGTATTATTTGCGTGATATCCCTGCTTAAATTCCAAGATTATACTGAATCTTACGTCCTCCGGTGGGTGATAGCACGGTTTACATAAAGAAAATTGCTATCAGAGGATTCAAGTCATTCGGCAACCGAAAAGTCATAGTTAACTTTTCTAAAGGATTTGTAGCTATAGTGGGGCCAAATGGGTCAGGTAAAAGTAATCTTCTTGATGCAATTCGTTTCGGTATAGGTATGATGAGTGCTAAATCCATGAGGGCAACAAGTTTCTCGGATCTAATATACTACTCTAAGGATGGAAAGGGGAGAGGGGCTAAGTACGCTTCAGTCAGCCTTTACCTTGATAACACCGATAGACGCATTCCGGTAGATTCAGATACTGTGGTTATAACGAGACAAATAGACTTAGAAGGACGGGGGGTTTACAAGCTTAATGGCCGAGTAGTTCCGAGAGGCCAAATAGTGGACTTACTGGAGGCTGCGGGTATAAGCCCCGATGGATATAACATGATCCCCCAAGGGGAAATCCTTGAGGTTATACGTAAGGGTCCTGTTGAAATAAGGAGACTCTTCGAGGATATAGCTGGGATAGCTTCTTTTGATGAAAAAAAGGAGAGGGCGCAGAAAGAATTGGAGATCGCTGAGCAGAACCTGAGAGAGAACCTTGCACAGCTTAGGGAAGTGCAAAGTGTGGTTGAGAGACTGGCTAGAGAAAAAGAGGGGGCTCTTAAGTATAAGCGCTTGGATGAAGAAATAAGGGAACTCAGAGCAAAGCTCTGCTTCGCTCAGCTTAAGAGAGAAAGTGAGAAACTGAACAAAGTTGTTAGAGAGATAGATGAAAAAAGAGAGAAGATAAGGATGCTTCAGGAGGAAATAACGAATCTTCAGAAGGAAAAGGTGGGGATCGAGGAGACTTCTAAAAAAATGAGGATGGACGCAGGGCTTATTGAAGAAAACCTTAGAGCGTTGGAGCTGAAGATAAGCGAAACGAAAAAAGTTCTCTTGGAAAAGAAGCTCACGGTTAATTTCAAGGAGAGGGAGCTTGCTGAAAAGGATGCACAACTGCAATCGCTGAAAAAAGAGGTAGAGGCCATTAAAGCTAGGATGAAGGAGGAAGAGAGAGATTTAGAGAAAGCTATGGCCGAGCACAAAAGGCTTAGTGAGGAGGCTGAGGCTAAACAACGCTTACTGAGAGCTCTGCGCAGTCAGATGGAAAGCATGGATGCAGAATACGTGAAGATTAAGGAAGAAATGGAAAGGTTAAGGGAAGAGTTAGATGAGCTGAGAAAAAGCGAAGTGCAGCTTGAAACAGAGAAAAAGCTCATTGAGAAAGATATTGCGAACAGTCAAGGAATTCTCTCGGCAAAGAAAAAGAAAATTGAAATGCTTAGAAACGCCTTGGAGAGCACGAGGAGAGAGTTGGCGTTGGTAGAGGAGAAGAAAGAGCAGGAGGAGAAGGAGAGGGAGAAGATCGCTGGTGAGCTCAAACTGGTTGAAGAAGAAGAGGAAAGAAGAGGGAAAGAGACCAGAGAAATTGAAAACATTATTCAAAAGTTAAAGGAAGAGATAATTAAGATAAAGGCGATCAATGAGGAAAGAGAACGTATACTTAAGTCCCAATCAGCGGTTTACGAGATATTAAAGCTACGCGACAAGGGGGTCATAGATGGGATTTATGGTACAGTAGCGGAGCTCGCCAAAACAAAGGAGGAATACGCATTAGCTCTTGAAGCTGCAGCCGGCCAACGTCTTAATTATGTTGTAGTTGAAAATGACAGTGTAGCTGTAAAGTGCATAGACTTCCTCAAGAAAAATAGATTGGGCCGAGTAACCTTCATCCCGTTGAACCTGGTGCGCCCCAGACCAAGGTCAACCATCGAGAGCGGTGATGGAATAATCGGTGCAGCCATAGACTTGATCGAGTTCGACGAAAAGTTCAGGCCTGCTTTCGAGTATGTTTTCGGTAACACAATCATCGTTAACGATTTAGAAACAGCCCGGCGACTTCACGATGTTAGAGTAAGAAAAGTGACGCTTGAAGGAGAAATACTTGAAACATCTGGAGTGATGATTGGAGGACACTTGCAGAGAAGACAAGCAGTGTTTTTGCAGGAAGTAGGGGACTTATCAAAGTTGGAGGATGAGCTGAGAAGAGTAGAAGAGTTAAGGGCTTACTTGATTTCGAGCAGTAGAAGTTTGGCTACTCGTAAACAGAGCCTCATGAAAGAGCTTAAACAGGCTGAGAGAGAGCTATACATATATGATTCCAGAATCAAAGAGATCGCCGCAAAGGTTTCTATTCTCGAGAAAGAGATCGAGGAAAACGAGGAAGAAGTGAAAAAGCACGCTGAAGAAATAGCTAGAAAGGAAGAAGAACTGAAGAAAGTTGCGGAGCAAATATTGAGTTTACGCTCCCGTATTTCATTGTTGAACGACAACTTAGTGCAACTCGAAAAGACTTTTTCATCGTCAACTGCGGCAGTCCTTCAAAAGCAAGTAAAGGAATTGGAGAACGAAATTGGGGCATTAAGAGGTGCGCTCAGTCGGTTGGAGGTGGAAATAGCAAGAAAACAAACACTTGTCGAAGAGCACCTGATGATGACCCTCAGAGAGAAAGAAGAAGCACTCGTGCGGATTAGTGAGGAAACAGAGCGCTTGAAGGCAAGTCTAGGCGTCGCTAGAAGTGAGCTGGATACTTTAACGAGGGAACTGGAACTTCTAGAAGAAGAAAGGAAAAAGCTTGCGGAGAAAAAGGAGCAGGTTAGAGCAGAACTGGATAAACTTAGTAAGGAAAGCGCTAAAATTTCCGCCGAGCTGGAAAAGCTGGTTGATGCAAGCAAAAAGCTAGAGTTAGAGGTGAGGGGGGCCGAAGTTGAGAAGAACTTCATTGAGGAGACGATAAACAAGCTGCAAAAGCAGGCTGAAGAATATAGCTCATATTCTTTTGACGACGTAGACGTAGTTGACTTCAAAGAGCTAGAAGACTTGATTAGGGTTAAAGAGAAAGAGAAAAAGAACCTTGAGCCAGTGAATATGCTAGCCATAGAACTTTATGAAAAAGAGAGAAAGAGATACGAGGAACTTATAAGTAGGAGAAACAAGCTCATCGAGGAAAGGGAGAGTATTCTCAACTTCATACGAGAAGTTGAGAAAGATAAGAGGAATACCTTCCTTTCAACCTTGTATACTGTTGAAAGAAACTTTAAACAGATTTTCTCTCTATTATCCCCCGGTGGTAGCGCGCGCTTCGTTTTAGAGAACCCGTCAGACCCATTTTCAGGCGGCGTAATTATAGAAGCCTCGCCCGCTGGAAAGGAGATTAAAAGACTGGAGTTAATGTCAGGTGGTGAAAAATCGCTTACATCGCTGGCGTTGATATTCGCTATACAACAATACTACCCAGCTCCATTCTACATAATGGATGAAGTTGATGCATTTCTCGACGAGCAAAATGCCAATAGAGTGGCAGATTTGATAAAGGAGCTCTCTAAAACATCTCAATTCATCGTAGTGTCGCTTAAAAAAGCCGTCATGAAAAAGGCAGATCAGATTATTGGTGTAACTTATATGAATGGTTCATCACATGTTTTCTCAATAGATATACAGCAGTGGCGGCAGGAGGAGCGGTTGGGGGGCGAAGAGGTTGCAATGTGAAAATGTGGTTAAACAGAAAAACAAACCCTTCTGGCTTGACCCCCCCTGGTCTATTTTAATTGACCCCTCAAAAGCAAGTGACGACCCATGGAGTGTTAATGTAGCCGAGCTTATAATTGGGTTTCTAGAGAAAATGCGTGAGATGGAATGCTTTAACTACTGGGTTTCTGGAAAGGCGCTCCTATCTGCATCAATAATCCACCGTCTGAAGACAGAGATACTACTTCAACTAGCATATATGAAGGATAGTAAAAAGGAGGAAGAAAGAGAAAATGTAGGAAAATTTGACATACCTCCGATACCTATGCCGTTTCGAATAACGAGTCGTAAAGTATCTCTTGCTGAACTATTATTTGCGCTGCAACAAGCCCTTCTAACAGAGCAAAAGCGTAGCACCAGGGTAAAAACAAGAGAGGCAGCTTCGGTAGTCGAGGAAGTGGAACCGGAAGAAGTTGTTCTGGACGCGCTCCATGAGGAGTGGGATGTTGAAGCAAAAGCTAACGAAGTATATTCAAAGGTTGTTTCTCTCGGACAAGAGATCGTTACCTTTTCAAGTTTGGTTGGTGGAAGCAAGGCAAATCGTGAAATTATCATTGAAACATTTCTCGCGTTACTTTTCCTCTCAATTAGAGGAGCGGTTTACATTTGGCAGGAAAAACCGGGAGGAGAGATATACATCATGGAGGGTGAAAAGTGGAGGAAAATGTTAAGGCAATAGTTGAAGCCGCCCTCTATGCTGCCGGTAGACCACTAACAATAGACCAGATTTCCAAAATAGCAGGCGTTGAAGGAAGACTAGTGAAGAAAATAGTTTTAGAGATAATGAAAGAGTACAGAGAAAGAGATAGTGCCATAGAAATAGTTGAACTTCCAGGGTCACGCTATGCTATGCAGCTTAAGGCTGCTTACTCTTCAAAGGTTAAAGACCTAGTTCCTGGAGGACTATTGTCGCTTGGAGAGCTCAAAACGTTAGCGTACATTGCGTTAATGCAGCCTGTAAAACAGTCACAGGTAATTAAAGCTAGGGGGAGCGCCGCGTACGCCCATATAAAGAGACTTGAGGGGCTGGGATTCGTAAGAGGGGAGACTGAGGGGAGAACGAAAATCCTATCCACGACAGAGCTTTTCGCAGATTATTTTGGCCTGCCATATGATGTGAAAAAGCTTAAGCTTCAGTTGAGGTGGAGAATGAGGGGTTTAGAGAGCACGGAGGAGGCGAAAACAAATTAGGGATCACTTTACTTTTGAGAGAGCAAGTTTCAGGTTCCTTATTATGAGTCCTAATGAGTTCGTGGCGTCCTTTCCTGTTATCGCTAGAAGCCCCTTCTTTCCGGAGAAGGTAATTATCGTGAAGCCATTTTCACTTTCAACATAAGCTACTGAAGCATTGCCTTTATCAACTGACTGGCTGAGTTTTTTTGCAGCCTCAATTATTGCCGCTGCGTTCTTCGCTATCTCCGCATGTTTCATCTGCGTTATAGTCTGCCCTATTACTACATTCCCACTAGTGTCAAATACTATCAAGCCCTCGAGTTCTGGTATCTTATCCATGAGTGAAGCCACTATTTCCTCAACTGATTCTCCCATGATAACCACCATAACCACACATTATGAATAAGAGCTCCCTCATCAATTCTGGGGTGAGCTTCAAGATAAGTTTTTCTGAATTCTAAAATTGTTAAAAGAAAAGTACTTTCTTTTTAATATTCAATTATGTATTTTCCACCTTCCATTTTCTTAATTAGACCGTAGGCCGCGAGTTCTTCTAATAATTTTTGGGTGCCATCTGTGTGCGCGGGAGATGGACTCCCATAAAGGTATCCTATAATGTCAAACAAAGAGTAGCATGTCTGTACTTTCCTACATGCTATTTCGAGCAGAGATTCGTAGAACCTCAAAATCTGTTGTTCTAATAACACTATGTTTAAAGAGGTCTGTTTCAGTGCTGAGTACACACTTTTTTCCTTCAGTGGGAAGAAAACCTTGAAGCCTAGATCATTTGCTTCTCTCACCACGTTGATTATTTCTTCTAACCATTGGGAAGGATATTCCGACAATTTACCGTCTAGATAATATTCCAGGAAAAGAAGGTCTATATTCTTTGAAAGGAGTTCTACAAGCAGGCTGATCCGCTCTTTCCATGCCTTGACTAACAGCAGCAACCTTTTCTTTGGTTTAAGTTTTTCGAGATCTTTTCCGATCACTTCGCCTATTACTCCGATGTCAATTCGCGGGTTTTGGTCGAAACGCGGTGTTTCTCCGCCGCAGAGAAGCATAGCGTACGATAGACTTTTTAAGTCGCTGAGAAACTTCCTGAGATTTGTGTAATTGCAAAGAAAGCTGAACTTAGCGTCCCCGCATTTTTGCGATAAGTTGTTAATAAGGGGCATTAGAGACGCAAAGACCTCTGAGAGACCTAGATAGAAGAATCTGATGTCCGTAGCTCTCTTAGAGGCATCTATTTGCACTTTCATCTTTTTGCCAGTTATCCTTACATCCCATAGGATGCTGCAGTTTTCGATTCCGCCTGATGAGTTCCACTTAATGTCCATGTCATCATCGCATACTACCACAGAGCACTTATTTCTTAGGTTTAAATATGAACAAGGATAAACTATGCAAGACAAAGATAATCCTCCCTGTAGGTCTGTTGAAGGAAAACTGATCAGTAAAGGGAATTCTATAATATTCTTTCACGCTGGGAGATATAAATGTAAAAGAAAAAGTGGAATATTCATATAGTTGCCCTTTTATAATAATGAGTTGATGCTCTGTAGAAAAAGAGGGTTTAAACATGACGCTTACCGAGTCTCAAAGAAAGGTGCTTGAAAAGCTGGAAAAACAGGTTCAGGAGCTATCTGAAAAGTTAGCTCAAAAGGACGAAGAGCTGGAAAGCGCAAAGAACAAGATGAAAGAGTTGGAAGACGCGCTCAACAAGGAAAGAAAAGAGAAAGAAGAAGCATTTAGAAGAGAAGAAGACTTGAAAAAGCAACTGTTAGAGAAGACAATGGAATTGGAGGAGAAAAATAGGGCAATTGCTCGTTTAGAGGAAGAAATTAGAACGATAAGCAAAAAGTTGAAAGAAGCTGAGCAGTTGGACGAGGCAAAAACCAAAGAAATGCGGGGCAAAATAGAGGAACTTAAAAGAGTTGAAACAATCCTGGCGGAGAAAGACCTTACGATTAAAATGCTGGAGGGAGAGCTAGAATCCGCTAAGAAACTATTGGAGAGACTTAAAAAAATACTGCAGAGAGATGCTAAGTTCAGAGTGTTCTTAATTCTTCAGGAGTCGGGAAAGCGGGCCATCGATGAACTGAGTAAGAGCACTGGGTTGAGTATTGTTCAGCTGAAAGCGATAATTTCTGAGCTTAGGTCTATGGGACTTGTAGAACTAAATGGCGAGTACGTTACAGCAGTGTTGCCCTAAAAACGAAACCACATATGTCGATTAAGCTTAGTTGTTTTCTAGTGATTTTTCTAGGTTTTACGTGTAATATGTTTCGGTTGGTTCCCTTTCGCGTTCGTCTCTTAACGAAGCTACAATTCTTCTCATTATTTCTGGGGGTACAGTCTCTTCTTTTCTCAGTTCTTGCTCCATTTTTTCAGCGTGCTTCTCTAAGAAGCTTGTGTCAACTCTTAATCCGTACATACTGCAAAGAACGTCTATCAATGCCTTTGACGAGCGAGGGTTGAAAGCGATTCCGGAATGGCCTTCAGCTAACAGGGAGACTCCATCTATGCCATACTTAGGGGCGAGGAGAGGGATAGTACCGTTCAGTCCGGATATTCGTCCTCCTCTGAGGGGGACGACGTTTTCTATAGAAAGGAAGTCTTCTAAGAGCTTCTTGTTTGTAGCTGAAACGTACACTTTGGGGTTTTTAACATAGTGAGTTGCTCCGAAGCATCCGAGAGAAACTATAGTTTCAACTGAAAGTTTTTGCATTAAGTGAAGGAGTATATGAGCTATTAGATTACTCCCTAGAGGAGTGAAGGGTTGAGTGTATGACGAAATGAAAAGGTAATCCCTGCTATCTCCCTTCAGTAAGTAGACAAATATCGAGAAGGAGTCAAACCAGTCTGCGAAAACACCGTCTTCAACTAAGGCTACTGCGGGTATATCTAGGTTTGGAATTTTCAAAATGGGACGGGCTTTGAGTTTGGCGGTCATGTAGTCGACAGCAACGAGACCAACGTTCCCTATTCCTGCAAAGCCCTGGAACACTATAGGGCGCTTTAGCTTTAACTTGTCAATGTCAAGACCTTTCTTAAGTGCTTTAACCTTTAACAACTCTCCAAACTTTAGATCTTCCAAGATCATTTTATAGCCTCAGAACCCTTTTTCAATTAAAAACTACGTAGAAGCCAATTTCAATTTTTCCTATGAGCGAAAAATAGTTTGGACAAAGTGTTTTACGTATAGGATAAACATGTTCTGTCGAGAACAATGAATAGAGAGGAAGTTTTATGTAACACGATAAGTTTTTTAAAACTTTCCCTTTCGTTCCCTTTGTATTCTCCTTATCTTTAAGATGGAAGCTAAGGAACATGCAGAAAACAAGGTTAAGTGAGGTGCATTCAATGAAAGCAACTTGCCCTGAATGCTACTTCGAGTTTGATGTGAAAAAGGAAGTGATCATCGGGGAGATAATCGATTGCCCTGACTGCGGGGCGGAGCTCGAGGTAGTCAGTATTAATGATGAGGAAATAACACTTCAACCTGTTACAGTAGAAGAGGACTGGGGCGAATAATTGGATGATCCTCGGAATAGTACATAATAGGATAGCGTGGGAAGAAAAAGAGATAATAGAGACTGCTAAGCAGAAAGGTGTAACTGTAAAACTATTTGATAGTAGAAATTTAGATATAGAGGTGACAGGGGAAAAGTGCAGCGTTGACGCCGTCGACATTTTCCTTCAAAGATCTATCAGCTATCTTAAGGGACTATATTCCACGCTCGTCCTAGAGGCTATGGGGTACAGGGTGGTTAACTCGTTTAAATCACAAGAGATATGTGGCGATAAACTTAGGACAACAATAGCTCTTAAGAAGGCAGGGCTTCCTCTTCCAAAAACTTACTTAGCGCTTTCGTGCGATGCAGCATTAAGGGCACTTGATAAGCTCGGTTACCCTGCGATAACAAAGCCGCTAATAGGAAGTTGGGGTCGTTTGGTGGCGATCCTTAACGATCCTATATCAGCCAAAGCAATATTTGAGGCAAAAGAGACTCTTGGTGAAATGATTCACAAGATATACTATATTCAGGAGTATGTTAACCACAATGCACGAGATCTAAGAGTCTTCGTTATAGGAGATGAAGTTGTTGCGGCAATGTACAGATACGTTCTCCCGAACGATTGGAGAAGCAATGCTACGATAGGTGGTAAGACGGAAGAGTGTAAAATAACAGACGAGATAGCGGAGTTAGCTATAAAGGCTGCAAAAGCAACTTTCAGCGAGATAGCAGGGATTGACATGCTTGAAGGAAAGGATGGCTTACTCCTCAACGAAGTAAACCATAACCCAGGATTTCAACACATTGTTGCGACGACAAAAGTCGATATAGCGGGAAAGATCGTAGATTATTTAATAAAAGAGTGCAAAGTTTAAGTCCTCGATTTGACGTTTCGGCCGCAAAGTTTTAAACAATAGGAGATACGCAACTTTAATCCAACTATTATGCTGAGAAGTAGGTTTAGAGAGCCAAGTGGGTGTTGCCATGAAAATAGTGGTTAAGGTAGGTGGAAGTTTAGCAGGTAATGAACTTGAAAAAGTTGTAGCAAACATTTCGCTAGCAGCCAAGGATAACCAGGTAGTTGTGGTCCATGGTGGAGGGGCACAAATTAACAATATTTCTGAAAGGTTAGGTAAAAAACCTGCTTACGTTACATCGCCGAGCGGGTTTGAAAGCAGATACACAGACGAGGAGACGAGAGATATTGCTGTTATGGCTATGGTCGGAAACGTGAACAAGAGAATAGTCTCCCTCTTGAATGTTAATGGGGTTGGTGCTGTTGGGATTTCAGGTGTCGATGGACCAACTCTCATAGCTAAGAGGAAAGATAAAATAATAGTGCAGGAAGGGGATAGGAAAGTTGTTTTAAGAGGGGACTACAGTGGAAGAATTGAAAAAACAGACGGAACATTGATTTCTTTTCTTCTATCGCTAGGATATGTTCCAGTAGTAGCACCTATAGCCATAAGCACTGACGGAGAGCTTGTCAACGTCGACGGGGATAGAGCTGCTGCTAACCTTGCCAAAGTTATAAATGCGGACATACTTATTTCTGCAACGGACGTAGCTGGGGTTATTTTGAACGGTGAGGTCGTAAGGCGATTGACCATCGAAGAAGCGGAAAAACTGCTCCCCAAAATTGAGGGAGGAATGAGGAAGAAGCTTTTCGCCGCTATTGAAGCACTAAAAATTGGAGTACCTACCGTAGTGATATGTAACGGGGCCGCGGAAAATTCTGTGGTTAAAGCCGCTAGGCTGGAACATGGAACGGTGATCACTAAATGATTAACGCTATAGAGTTTCTGAAGGAGCTCTTAGAAATACCAAGTCCTTCGGGAAGTGAAGGTGAAGTTGCCCTTTTCCTTTCGAAAAGATTGGATAAGTGGGGGTATCACGTAGAAGTTGACCGTGCTGGGAATGTTGTGGCCCAGTTGGGCGAGGGGGAACCGGTATTACTTCTGGCTTCACATTTGGACACAGTTCCGGGACACTTTCCAGTGAGGGAGGAAGGGGGCAAAATATTTGGTAGAGGTGCTGTCGACGCTAAAGCATCCGTTGCCGCTATGGCTATAGCCGGAGTGGAGGCGGCCCGCTCAGAAATAAGGGGGAAGATAGTGTTTGCAGGAATAGTGGAGGAGGAAACAAGTCTTAGGGGTATTCAAACACTTCTTGAAGAGCTCCCAAGTATCAATTACGCTATTTTCGGTGAGCCGACGGGAAAAAGCAGGGTTTGTTTAGCTTCCAAGGGAAGGTTATTATTAAAAATAGATGTACGAGCCACTGACAGCGGCCATGTGGCTTGCTCTTGGAGGTATAAGAATGCCATCGAAGAAGCCTTTAATCTTTGGACCCTGTTGAAGAAAGAGCTTTCGAAGATGGGGGGCTCATATTTTTCATCCACAATACCTAACTTGACCATTTTTCAGGGAGGCAACGCCCCCAACATTACTCCTGAGCAGTGTTCGTTCTATGTGGACGTTAGGTTTCCGCCAGGCATGAACTCAGCGCAACTTTTGAAAGT
It contains:
- a CDS encoding PAC2 family protein, with amino-acid sequence MILEDLKFGELLKVKALKKGLDIDKLKLKRPIVFQGFAGIGNVGLVAVDYMTAKLKARPILKIPNLDIPAVALVEDGVFADWFDSFSIFVYLLKGDSRDYLFISSYTQPFTPLGSNLIAHILLHLMQKLSVETIVSLGCFGATHYVKNPKVYVSATNKKLLEDFLSIENVVPLRGGRISGLNGTIPLLAPKYGIDGVSLLAEGHSGIAFNPRSSKALIDVLCSMYGLRVDTSFLEKHAEKMEQELRKEETVPPEIMRRIVASLRDEREREPTETYYT
- the smc gene encoding chromosome segregation protein SMC, yielding MGDSTVYIKKIAIRGFKSFGNRKVIVNFSKGFVAIVGPNGSGKSNLLDAIRFGIGMMSAKSMRATSFSDLIYYSKDGKGRGAKYASVSLYLDNTDRRIPVDSDTVVITRQIDLEGRGVYKLNGRVVPRGQIVDLLEAAGISPDGYNMIPQGEILEVIRKGPVEIRRLFEDIAGIASFDEKKERAQKELEIAEQNLRENLAQLREVQSVVERLAREKEGALKYKRLDEEIRELRAKLCFAQLKRESEKLNKVVREIDEKREKIRMLQEEITNLQKEKVGIEETSKKMRMDAGLIEENLRALELKISETKKVLLEKKLTVNFKERELAEKDAQLQSLKKEVEAIKARMKEEERDLEKAMAEHKRLSEEAEAKQRLLRALRSQMESMDAEYVKIKEEMERLREELDELRKSEVQLETEKKLIEKDIANSQGILSAKKKKIEMLRNALESTRRELALVEEKKEQEEKEREKIAGELKLVEEEEERRGKETREIENIIQKLKEEIIKIKAINEERERILKSQSAVYEILKLRDKGVIDGIYGTVAELAKTKEEYALALEAAAGQRLNYVVVENDSVAVKCIDFLKKNRLGRVTFIPLNLVRPRPRSTIESGDGIIGAAIDLIEFDEKFRPAFEYVFGNTIIVNDLETARRLHDVRVRKVTLEGEILETSGVMIGGHLQRRQAVFLQEVGDLSKLEDELRRVEELRAYLISSSRSLATRKQSLMKELKQAERELYIYDSRIKEIAAKVSILEKEIEENEEEVKKHAEEIARKEEELKKVAEQILSLRSRISLLNDNLVQLEKTFSSSTAAVLQKQVKELENEIGALRGALSRLEVEIARKQTLVEEHLMMTLREKEEALVRISEETERLKASLGVARSELDTLTRELELLEEERKKLAEKKEQVRAELDKLSKESAKISAELEKLVDASKKLELEVRGAEVEKNFIEETINKLQKQAEEYSSYSFDDVDVVDFKELEDLIRVKEKEKKNLEPVNMLAIELYEKERKRYEELISRRNKLIEERESILNFIREVEKDKRNTFLSTLYTVERNFKQIFSLLSPGGSARFVLENPSDPFSGGVIIEASPAGKEIKRLELMSGGEKSLTSLALIFAIQQYYPAPFYIMDEVDAFLDEQNANRVADLIKELSKTSQFIVVSLKKAVMKKADQIIGVTYMNGSSHVFSIDIQQWRQEERLGGEEVAM
- the scpB gene encoding SMC-Scp complex subunit ScpB — encoded protein: MEENVKAIVEAALYAAGRPLTIDQISKIAGVEGRLVKKIVLEIMKEYRERDSAIEIVELPGSRYAMQLKAAYSSKVKDLVPGGLLSLGELKTLAYIALMQPVKQSQVIKARGSAAYAHIKRLEGLGFVRGETEGRTKILSTTELFADYFGLPYDVKKLKLQLRWRMRGLESTEEAKTN
- a CDS encoding segregation/condensation protein A, with protein sequence MQCENVVKQKNKPFWLDPPWSILIDPSKASDDPWSVNVAELIIGFLEKMREMECFNYWVSGKALLSASIIHRLKTEILLQLAYMKDSKKEEERENVGKFDIPPIPMPFRITSRKVSLAELLFALQQALLTEQKRSTRVKTREAASVVEEVEPEEVVLDALHEEWDVEAKANEVYSKVVSLGQEIVTFSSLVGGSKANREIIIETFLALLFLSIRGAVYIWQEKPGGEIYIMEGEKWRKMLRQ
- a CDS encoding [LysW]-aminoadipate/[LysW]-glutamate kinase, producing MKIVVKVGGSLAGNELEKVVANISLAAKDNQVVVVHGGGAQINNISERLGKKPAYVTSPSGFESRYTDEETRDIAVMAMVGNVNKRIVSLLNVNGVGAVGISGVDGPTLIAKRKDKIIVQEGDRKVVLRGDYSGRIEKTDGTLISFLLSLGYVPVVAPIAISTDGELVNVDGDRAAANLAKVINADILISATDVAGVILNGEVVRRLTIEEAEKLLPKIEGGMRKKLFAAIEALKIGVPTVVICNGAAENSVVKAARLEHGTVITK
- the glmS gene encoding glutamine--fructose-6-phosphate transaminase (isomerizing), with product MCGIIGIVHGSKHVAPLLVDSLKRLEYRGYDSVGVATLYNGSIFVRKDKGKIDEVDARLNLKSLPGFVGIGHTRWATHGPPSRENAHPHVDCKGVLALVHNGIVENFLELKECLSKGHKFSSDTDTEVVAHLVEELLRDEGDVICAFREAVKMLEGSYAIAALSPLLPDGLLCARKDSPLVIGLGEEAIFCASDVTAFLPFTNRAAVLEDNCMAIVGCKDLTVERILGGEAVKLEVIDVPWSVEMACKGGYPHFMIKEIHEQPQAVRGALAVSLRELDEAVKAISEIEHIFLTGAGTSNHAAIIGKYFIARLATKMAHSVLASEFREMFQGLLSEETAVVAITQSGETADTLEAAKFAKSMGAKVIAITNVVGSSITRIADAVLYTRAGPEISVAATKTFLSQLVILLLLALRLGEHNNTLDADYASFVKKKIYEIPETVSRTIKITEEKAKILASKYSKKKSFFFLGRGVSVATAMEGALKLKEVAYVHAEAYPAGELKHGPIALVKKGFPAIFIAPPDETRNKIIGNIMELKARGANIISLAQEGDREIEQLSDDVFSLPETHELLTPIIYTVPLQLFAYYMAVERGVDPDKPRNLAKSVTVI
- the lysX gene encoding lysine biosynthesis protein LysX translates to MILGIVHNRIAWEEKEIIETAKQKGVTVKLFDSRNLDIEVTGEKCSVDAVDIFLQRSISYLKGLYSTLVLEAMGYRVVNSFKSQEICGDKLRTTIALKKAGLPLPKTYLALSCDAALRALDKLGYPAITKPLIGSWGRLVAILNDPISAKAIFEAKETLGEMIHKIYYIQEYVNHNARDLRVFVIGDEVVAAMYRYVLPNDWRSNATIGGKTEECKITDEIAELAIKAAKATFSEIAGIDMLEGKDGLLLNEVNHNPGFQHIVATTKVDIAGKIVDYLIKECKV
- a CDS encoding roadblock/LC7 domain-containing protein, with amino-acid sequence MGESVEEIVASLMDKIPELEGLIVFDTSGNVVIGQTITQMKHAEIAKNAAAIIEAAKKLSQSVDKGNASVAYVESENGFTIITFSGKKGLLAITGKDATNSLGLIIRNLKLALSKVK